The genomic segment CGGTAGGCAACAAATTACGAAACGATGCCTGCAGCATGGCTACTCCTCCTCAATGCTGGAAACTTCCAGTATCAGCCAGCGCCCCCGCCCCTCTTGGTCTATGGCGCTTTCTATGTCGTACATGATGCCCTGCACCCGTATGCGCATGGCTGGTGTCACATCAGCCCGGTAACCTTGGAAACTGCAGCAGGAGAAAGCCCGAACTCGGCAAGCAGGCTTTGAGCATGGCGCATGGCCTCGGAACGCTGGTTCACTGCAGGATGACTTTTCTTCAGCAA from the Oleidesulfovibrio alaskensis DSM 16109 genome contains:
- a CDS encoding P27 family phage terminase small subunit, whose amino-acid sequence is MLKKSHPAVNQRSEAMRHAQSLLAEFGLSPAAVSKVTGLM
- a CDS encoding head-tail adaptor protein, whose translation is MTPAMRIRVQGIMYDIESAIDQEGRGRWLILEVSSIEEE